The following nucleotide sequence is from Acyrthosiphon pisum isolate AL4f chromosome A2, pea_aphid_22Mar2018_4r6ur, whole genome shotgun sequence.
GAgacaaaaattttgtttttattaactcCATCATTGCTAGACGATGAAGATAAATTACGTTTAGAGGATTTAGAAGCAAACATATTAAGGTTGGGTGGTCAAGAATGCCATTAGTGAAAGGCGATAACGGACGCACGCAACGAGCGTCCACTCGCGATAAACGGTACCGAACGACTGAGATATACCTTTTGTGTGAGAATATTGTGCGAAGTAAAACCCtggaaacaataatataaattcttcaCTGCGGTGATGATCGGATGCGTAtactcttatattatactttataatattattattacataatggagtattatttttttttctaagaacaaaaatcataattgaaaatatattattatcataatattattttaattataatctcaCGGCGGGCGTGCTGGCTGGCACCGTACGGGACTTACACGCACGTTGGTTCCTCGACTGGGTAATGATTGCATCGCGTCCAATTCTTCCAGCAGCCCATCTCTTTTGGGACGCAAATGTAACACTCAAAATCACAAACGCACACCTTCTCCGGGTCCGTGCAGGCTGCCTTGCATTCATCTTCGGTGTAGTGCTGTTTGATGCCATCAAAATTTGTGTCGCAAGTGTaacatgtaaaattgtatttctccCAGTATCTGGTTATGCACGGTCTCTTATCTACGCGGTGGCAATTCGACTCCAGACATTCCTTGCACGTCGAGAAGATTATGTTGTCAAACTGCGTTGATAGATTGAACATCACCGTGAAAGCGAACACGGCCACGGCGGCGTACGGCAGAAAcatattattgatgttttttgttattatactaaaaacttaaatatgcGGTACGATATCCGTTATTAATTCAGAATCAGCTCCTTGGCGGATCGCTTGCAGTGTCGAAGTCGATGCGGCGAATGAGTGCGTGTATTACTGCCGCGATAAGTACTATATGAAATTTAGGTGCAGGGTGAAAgataaacgatataataatgataattataatttgtttgtgcGTTAACAGCTGATTGACTGTCATTTCGATCGGTTAGCGTATAGTTTTTATAACCAAACAGGTGCCGGTTACGCGATCGTGCCGTCCTGTAATTGGTCGGGTCTAAATGTGTTAGGGTTATGCAATGGGCGGTCAAA
It contains:
- the LOC103309425 gene encoding uncharacterized protein LOC103309425, with the protein product MFLPYAAVAVFAFTVMFNLSTQFDNIIFSTCKECLESNCHRVDKRPCITRYWEKYNFTCYTCDTNFDGIKQHYTEDECKAACTDPEKVCVCDFECYICVPKEMGCWKNWTRCNHYPVEEPTCV